From Argopecten irradians isolate NY chromosome 12, Ai_NY, whole genome shotgun sequence, one genomic window encodes:
- the LOC138336547 gene encoding probable G protein-coupled receptor 85: protein MNSSVIFAVNSTLDGLTKEEPVKPYKALVHHVPSASSVTLYEDTGMGTVTVIKVVVLSIIIIMGIFGNVMVIYSVVSNKRFHKPPFYYLISQSISDLSRAVFCLPFILASVAQGSVWRHGDSACTLLAFANTFFVFSSAVSLMAIVVDRHLAIVYSHFHRRRSQGLLNLAIVILGWLVSFAVSFPPVFGMGTYRYIPEESQCAFKHKRYRKNDTLGFVLVFSGVILATMFLYVRIFIFLRDHRKMRPLFREPPRSNNWTFFGPGANAQVVINWLNGMPMGPPAQMPTITQNLNQTTGRVTNLRTRKNEHLCRTFFILSLAMYSLWLPYLLQAYISIFGKENSVSPLFITVSAWLTYSQVGISPFVYILTNSSFRRKREIKATNNPHYGHEAIPLE from the coding sequence ATGAATTCCTCTGTGATATTCGCCGTTAATTCTACGTTGGATGGACTTACAAAAGAAGAACCTGTCAAACCGTATAAGGCCCTGGTCCATCATGTACCATCAGCGTCCTCCGTAACACTCTATGAGGATACAGGTATGGGAACTGTGACAGTTATAAAAGTCGTCGTGCTTTCTATTATTATCATAATGGGCATATTTGGAAATGTTATGGTAATCTATTCTGTGGTAAGCAACAAACGTTTCCACAAGCCTCCATTTTACTACTTAATCAGTCAGTCAATCTCGGATCTATCTAGGGCTGTGTTCTGTTTGCCATTTATATTGGCGTCCGTAGCCCAAGGATCAGTTTGGCGCCACGGAGATTCGGCATGTACCCTTTTAGCTTTTGCAAACACGTTTTTCGTATTTAGTTCGGCCGTTTCGTTAATGGCTATCGTTGTCGACAGACATTTAGCTATAGTGTACTCCCATTTCCATCGACGGCGATCCCAAGGATTACTGAATTTAGCTATTGTGATACTTGGCTGGCTAGTGTCGTTTGCAGTATCTTTTCCACCAGTGTTCGGAATGGGTACTTACCGATACATTCCGGAGGAATCCCAATGTGCATTCAAACACAAACGTTATCGAAAGAACGATACTTTAGGATTCGTTCTGGTTTTCTCGGGAGTTATCCTAGCAACAATGTTTTTATACGTAAGGATATTTATATTCCTTCGGGATCACCGGAAGATGCGACCGCTCTTCCGCGAACCACCACGAAGTAACAACTGGACATTCTTCGGCCCCGGAGCAAATGCACAAGTTGTGATAAACTGGCTGAATGGGATGCCCATGGGACCACCAGCTCAGATGCCCACAATTACACAGAATCTTAATCAAACCACGGGACGTGTTACGAATTTACGAACGAGGAAAAATGAGCATTTGTGCCggacatttttcattttgtcgTTGGCAATGTATTCTTTATGGCTTCCATATTTATTGCAAGCATACATCAGTATTTTTGGAAAAGAAAATTCTGTATCGCCGTTGTTCATCACTGTCTCAGCGTGGCTGACATATTCACAAGTTGGTATCAGTccctttgtttatattttaaccaatagtTCTTTCAGAAGAAAGCGAGAGATAAAAGCTACAAATAATCCCCATTACGGTCATGAAGCGATACCACTAGAATAA